One region of Pleuronectes platessa chromosome 18, fPlePla1.1, whole genome shotgun sequence genomic DNA includes:
- the asns gene encoding asparagine synthetase [glutamine-hydrolyzing] isoform X2, translating into MASLLDGVFAFILLDTANRKVYLGRDTYGVRPLFKLLTDDGFLAVCSEAKGLTDITHAMDTPANIAPFLPGHFEVFDLKQNGKVQSIQMEEFHCCTQEPAHAKYDTLERLPISFDEEAVKSNIRALFENAVKKRLMAQRRIGCLLSGGLDSSLVAATLVKLAKEQELEYPIQTFSIGSEDSPDVLAARKVAAHIGSEHHEVNFTAEEGIQAVEEVIYHLETYDITTIRASVGMYLISKYIKQKTDSVVIFSGEGSDELTQGYIYFHKAPSPKVAAEDSVRLLKELYLFDNLRADRTTSAHGLELRVPFLDHRFTAYFLSLPDELKIPRHGVEKYLLRESFKGLNLIPEEILWRRKEAFSDGMTSMKKSWYTYLQEHLQSMVNDDQMEKAHKTYPHLPPCTKEAYYFRQVFEKFYPGRAEWLSHYWMPRWTNATDPSARTLSIYKPDKDQ; encoded by the exons ATGGCTTCTCTGCTGGATGGCGTGTTTGCTTTCATTCTGCTGGACACAGCCAACAGGAAAGTCTATTTGGGACGGGATACGTATGGTGTGCGTCCTTTGTTCAAACTCCTCACAGATGATGGATTCCTTGCAGTCTGCTCAGAGGCTAAAG GCCTTACAGACATTACCCATGCAATGGACACCCCTGCCAACATTGCTCCTTTTCTTCCTGGGCACTTTGAAGTCTTTGATTTAAAGCAGAATGGCAAAGTTCAATCTATTCAGATGGAAGAGTTTCACTGCTGCACACAGGAGCCTGCACATGCCAAGTATGACACCTTGGAGAGACTACCTATAA GCTTTGACGAGGAAGCAGTGAAAAGCAACATCAGAGCTCTGTTTGAGAATGCTGTTAAGAAACGTCTAATGGCTCAAAGGAGAATTGGTTGTCTTTTGTCAG GTGGTCTGGACTCCAGTTTAGTCGCTGCTACACTGGTGAAACTGGCCAAAGAGCAAGAGCTGGAGTATCCCATCCAGACTTTTTCAATTGGCTCAGAGGACAGCCCAGATGTCTTAGCTGCTCGCAAG GTTGCAGCTCATATTGGCAGTGAACACCATGAGGTAAACTTCACTGCAGAAGAAGGCATCCAAGCAGTCGAGGAAGTGATCTACCACTTGGAGACATATGACATCACTACAATACGTGCCTCTGTTG GGATGTACTTGATTTCAAAATACATCAAGCAGAAGACAGACAGTGTGGTGATCTTCTCTGGAGAGGGTTCTGATGAGCTGACTCAGGGATACATTTACTTTCACAAG GCTCCATCACCCAAAGTAGCAGCAGAGGACAGTGTTCGTCTGTTGAAGGAACTCTACCTGTTTGATAATCTCCGTGCTGATCGCACCACTTCTGCACATGG TCTGGAGCTCAGAGTGCCCTTCCTGGACCATAGATTCACAGCATACTTCCTCTCCCTGCCTGACGAGTTGAAGATTCCTCGG CATGGAGTGGAGAAGTACCTTCTGAGGGAGTCCTTCAAAGGTCTCAACTTGATTCCTGAGGAGATCCTGTGGAGGCGTAAAGAAGCCTTCAGTGATGGTATGACGTCTATGAAGAAGTCCTGGTACACCTACCTGCAGGAACACCTACAATCCATG GTGAACGACGATCAGATGGAGAAGGCTCACAAGACGTATCCTCACTTGCCTCCATGCACCAAAGAGGCCTACTACTTCAGACAGGTGTTTGAAAAGTTCTATCCAGGTCGGGCTGAGTGGCTCTCCCATTACTGGATGCCTCGCTGGACCAATGCCACTGACCCCTCAGCCCGGACCCTGTCTATCtacaaaccagataaagaccAGTGA
- the asns gene encoding asparagine synthetase [glutamine-hydrolyzing] isoform X1 yields MCGIWAMFGSDECLSVQCTSAMKIAHRGPDAFRFENVNGFTSCCFGFHRLAIVDQLYGMQPLRIKKFPFLWLCYNGEIYNHHTLRKQFEFDHQTNVDGEILLHLYDRFGIQKMASLLDGVFAFILLDTANRKVYLGRDTYGVRPLFKLLTDDGFLAVCSEAKGLTDITHAMDTPANIAPFLPGHFEVFDLKQNGKVQSIQMEEFHCCTQEPAHAKYDTLERLPISFDEEAVKSNIRALFENAVKKRLMAQRRIGCLLSGGLDSSLVAATLVKLAKEQELEYPIQTFSIGSEDSPDVLAARKVAAHIGSEHHEVNFTAEEGIQAVEEVIYHLETYDITTIRASVGMYLISKYIKQKTDSVVIFSGEGSDELTQGYIYFHKAPSPKVAAEDSVRLLKELYLFDNLRADRTTSAHGLELRVPFLDHRFTAYFLSLPDELKIPRHGVEKYLLRESFKGLNLIPEEILWRRKEAFSDGMTSMKKSWYTYLQEHLQSMVNDDQMEKAHKTYPHLPPCTKEAYYFRQVFEKFYPGRAEWLSHYWMPRWTNATDPSARTLSIYKPDKDQ; encoded by the exons ATGTGTGGAATCTGGGCAATGTTTGGCAGTGATGAGTGCCTGTCAGTTCAGTGCACCAGTGCCATGAAGATTGCTCACAGGGGCCCTGATGCCTTCCGCTTTGAGAATGTCAATGGCTTCACCAGCTGCTGCTTTGGTTTCCACCGGCTGGCCATTGTGGACCAGCTGTATGGCATGCAACCTTTACGAATCAAGAAGTTTCCTTTCTTGTGGCTCTGCTACAACGGAGAAATTTACAACCATCACACG CTGAGGAAGCAGTTCGAGTTTGATCATCAGACTAACGTGGACGGTGAGATTTTGCTCCACCTGTATGACCGCTTTGGCATCCAGAAGATGGCTTCTCTGCTGGATGGCGTGTTTGCTTTCATTCTGCTGGACACAGCCAACAGGAAAGTCTATTTGGGACGGGATACGTATGGTGTGCGTCCTTTGTTCAAACTCCTCACAGATGATGGATTCCTTGCAGTCTGCTCAGAGGCTAAAG GCCTTACAGACATTACCCATGCAATGGACACCCCTGCCAACATTGCTCCTTTTCTTCCTGGGCACTTTGAAGTCTTTGATTTAAAGCAGAATGGCAAAGTTCAATCTATTCAGATGGAAGAGTTTCACTGCTGCACACAGGAGCCTGCACATGCCAAGTATGACACCTTGGAGAGACTACCTATAA GCTTTGACGAGGAAGCAGTGAAAAGCAACATCAGAGCTCTGTTTGAGAATGCTGTTAAGAAACGTCTAATGGCTCAAAGGAGAATTGGTTGTCTTTTGTCAG GTGGTCTGGACTCCAGTTTAGTCGCTGCTACACTGGTGAAACTGGCCAAAGAGCAAGAGCTGGAGTATCCCATCCAGACTTTTTCAATTGGCTCAGAGGACAGCCCAGATGTCTTAGCTGCTCGCAAG GTTGCAGCTCATATTGGCAGTGAACACCATGAGGTAAACTTCACTGCAGAAGAAGGCATCCAAGCAGTCGAGGAAGTGATCTACCACTTGGAGACATATGACATCACTACAATACGTGCCTCTGTTG GGATGTACTTGATTTCAAAATACATCAAGCAGAAGACAGACAGTGTGGTGATCTTCTCTGGAGAGGGTTCTGATGAGCTGACTCAGGGATACATTTACTTTCACAAG GCTCCATCACCCAAAGTAGCAGCAGAGGACAGTGTTCGTCTGTTGAAGGAACTCTACCTGTTTGATAATCTCCGTGCTGATCGCACCACTTCTGCACATGG TCTGGAGCTCAGAGTGCCCTTCCTGGACCATAGATTCACAGCATACTTCCTCTCCCTGCCTGACGAGTTGAAGATTCCTCGG CATGGAGTGGAGAAGTACCTTCTGAGGGAGTCCTTCAAAGGTCTCAACTTGATTCCTGAGGAGATCCTGTGGAGGCGTAAAGAAGCCTTCAGTGATGGTATGACGTCTATGAAGAAGTCCTGGTACACCTACCTGCAGGAACACCTACAATCCATG GTGAACGACGATCAGATGGAGAAGGCTCACAAGACGTATCCTCACTTGCCTCCATGCACCAAAGAGGCCTACTACTTCAGACAGGTGTTTGAAAAGTTCTATCCAGGTCGGGCTGAGTGGCTCTCCCATTACTGGATGCCTCGCTGGACCAATGCCACTGACCCCTCAGCCCGGACCCTGTCTATCtacaaaccagataaagaccAGTGA